One window of Leptotrichia sp. oral taxon 498 genomic DNA carries:
- the sfsA gene encoding DNA/RNA nuclease SfsA, protein MKKNKILYTINYDKIVNFKERVTRFTVRFEFKDSENEEYSGEDFAHLHDTGRLTELLIDGAELLIKKANNENRKTKWDIIAVKVHGEIILINTAFHRYITEAIFYDNEISPFGEPSYIKPEIKHNNSKLDFYLETEKEKIYIEVKGCTLVNGKIAQFPGSPSIRALKHLKELMELKKEGFRTAVFILIFRKSEIFAPEHIIDREFSETFYEVIENGVEIYPMLLEYMEDGNVYFIKKIGIMEKRF, encoded by the coding sequence ATGAAAAAAAACAAAATTCTTTATACGATAAACTATGACAAAATTGTGAATTTTAAAGAAAGAGTAACTCGATTTACTGTTAGATTTGAATTTAAGGATTCTGAAAATGAAGAATATTCAGGAGAAGACTTTGCTCATTTGCATGATACTGGAAGATTGACGGAATTATTGATTGATGGTGCAGAATTGTTGATAAAAAAGGCAAATAATGAAAATCGTAAAACTAAATGGGATATTATCGCAGTGAAAGTTCATGGAGAGATTATTCTTATAAATACAGCTTTTCATCGATATATTACAGAAGCCATATTTTATGATAATGAAATTTCTCCATTTGGAGAACCTTCATATATAAAACCTGAAATTAAGCATAATAATAGCAAACTCGATTTTTATTTGGAAACTGAAAAAGAAAAAATTTACATTGAAGTAAAAGGTTGCACTTTGGTAAACGGAAAAATTGCTCAATTTCCTGGCTCTCCTTCAATTCGTGCCTTAAAACATTTAAAGGAACTTATGGAACTTAAAAAAGAAGGCTTTCGGACAGCAGTTTTTATTTTGATATTTAGAAAATCTGAAATTTTCGCACCCGAACATATTATCGACAGAGAATTTTCTGAAACTTTTTATGAAGTGATAGAAAATGGTGTTGAAATTTATCCGATGCTTTTGGAATATATGGAAGATGGGAATGTTTATTTTATTAAGAAAATTGGGATAATGGAGAAGAGATTTTAG
- a CDS encoding tetratricopeptide repeat protein encodes MEKQKNLERKTVKEWIKYIQEKIINNSDYDSVYEEYKIFLENKLKENPKNVEVICQLAAVYNELNYQWDDIYKLLNEFIKKYENELTDEEKSRIYTNLGYYYDDQKDGSKRAIRTLRKAVAFNPNNSEAYYGLGADYYGAGKYDKSEEMYKRACELENNPIYKFEYANLLMVNGKYREAKIILEELIKKDFEFGKEDFAKIKYSYIANKIQLREFENIEDEINELMLETANNDDFFVEEFAELYYLVGSYEKSRKIYSKFKIQDYQFPAWWLRFYFYSLKQLNEIEKLQENFKIVLKIKDEEIESIKNGEFLTECTKSYKKEEIREIKRQIKNLKAEYERILKTDYKPEVKIYPKFLYDCFLIDCPRHQKLDK; translated from the coding sequence TTGGAAAAACAAAAAAATTTAGAAAGAAAAACGGTAAAAGAATGGATAAAATATATTCAAGAAAAAATTATAAATAATAGTGATTACGATTCTGTTTATGAAGAGTATAAAATATTTTTGGAAAATAAATTGAAAGAAAATCCCAAAAATGTGGAAGTTATTTGTCAATTAGCGGCAGTTTATAATGAATTAAATTATCAATGGGATGATATTTATAAATTATTGAATGAATTTATTAAAAAATATGAAAATGAATTGACTGATGAGGAAAAATCACGGATTTATACAAATTTAGGATATTATTATGATGATCAGAAAGATGGCAGTAAGAGAGCAATTAGAACTTTGAGAAAGGCTGTGGCGTTTAATCCAAATAATTCTGAGGCTTATTATGGACTTGGGGCGGATTATTATGGTGCTGGAAAATATGATAAGTCGGAAGAAATGTATAAAAGAGCTTGTGAATTAGAAAATAATCCAATTTATAAGTTTGAATATGCGAATTTACTAATGGTTAATGGAAAATATCGAGAGGCAAAAATAATTTTGGAAGAATTAATAAAAAAAGATTTTGAGTTTGGAAAAGAGGATTTTGCTAAGATAAAATATAGTTATATTGCAAATAAAATTCAATTAAGGGAATTTGAAAATATTGAGGATGAAATTAATGAATTAATGTTGGAAACTGCTAATAATGATGATTTTTTTGTGGAAGAATTTGCAGAGCTATATTATTTGGTGGGAAGTTATGAGAAAAGCCGAAAAATTTATTCAAAGTTTAAAATACAAGATTATCAATTTCCAGCTTGGTGGCTGAGATTCTATTTTTATTCTCTAAAGCAGTTAAATGAAATAGAAAAATTACAAGAAAATTTTAAAATAGTTTTGAAGATTAAAGATGAAGAAATAGAGAGCATTAAAAATGGAGAATTTTTAACAGAATGTACGAAATCGTATAAAAAAGAAGAAATTAGGGAGATAAAAAGGCAAATAAAGAATTTGAAGGCAGAATATGAAAGAATATTGAAAACAGATTATAAACCAGAAGTAAAAATTTATCCTAAATTTTTATATGACTGTTTTTTGATAGATTGTCCACGACATCAAAAATTAGATAAATAA
- a CDS encoding tetratricopeptide repeat protein, with protein sequence MKQTQKEWARYIQDEIKKNDSYDNYKHVFIEYKDYLEKCLLENPKNVEVVCQLAAVYNELNYQWDDIYKLLNEFIKKYENELTDEEKSRIYTNLGYYYDDQRDGSKRAIRTLRKAVAFNSNNSKAYYGLGADYYGAGKYDKSEEMYKRACELENNPIYKFEYANLLMVNGKYEEAKIILEELIKKDFEFEKEDFARIKYIYIANKVQLKEFVNIEAQIDELMLENIDNDYFFGSDLESLYYLSENYKKLVEIYLKIDAQEDCQVPYEELPIYFYSLKRLNKFDKLEKSFEKALKFKNEEIEDVKNGEFKREWTKSEKKEEIREIKRQIKNLKVEYEKILKTDYKPEVKIYPKFLYDCFLIDCPRHQKLD encoded by the coding sequence ATGAAGCAAACACAAAAAGAGTGGGCGAGATATATTCAGGATGAAATCAAAAAAAATGATAGTTACGATAATTATAAGCATGTGTTTATTGAATATAAGGATTATTTAGAGAAATGTCTTTTAGAAAATCCCAAAAATGTGGAAGTTGTTTGTCAATTAGCGGCAGTTTATAATGAATTAAATTATCAATGGGATGATATTTATAAATTATTGAATGAATTTATTAAAAAATATGAAAATGAATTGACTGATGAGGAAAAATCACGGATTTATACTAATTTAGGGTATTATTATGATGATCAGAGAGATGGCAGTAAGAGAGCGATTAGAACTTTGAGAAAGGCTGTGGCGTTTAATTCAAATAATTCAAAGGCTTATTATGGACTTGGGGCGGATTATTATGGTGCTGGGAAATACGATAAGTCGGAAGAAATGTATAAAAGAGCTTGTGAATTAGAAAATAATCCAATTTATAAGTTTGAATATGCGAATTTACTGATGGTTAATGGAAAATACGAAGAGGCGAAAATAATTTTAGAAGAATTAATAAAAAAAGATTTTGAATTTGAAAAAGAAGATTTTGCTAGGATAAAGTATATTTATATTGCGAATAAGGTTCAGTTGAAGGAATTTGTAAATATTGAGGCTCAAATTGATGAATTAATGTTAGAAAATATTGATAATGATTATTTTTTTGGTAGTGATTTAGAAAGTCTGTATTATTTATCTGAGAATTATAAAAAACTTGTAGAAATTTATTTAAAAATAGACGCTCAAGAGGATTGCCAAGTACCATATGAAGAACTACCAATTTATTTTTATTCATTAAAGCGATTAAATAAATTTGATAAATTAGAAAAATCTTTTGAGAAAGCATTGAAATTTAAAAATGAAGAAATAGAAGATGTTAAAAATGGAGAATTTAAAAGAGAGTGGACAAAATCTGAGAAAAAAGAAGAAATTAGGGAGATAAAAAGACAAATAAAGAATTTGAAGGTAGAATATGAAAAAATATTGAAAACAGATTATAAACCAGAAGTAAAAATTTATCCTAAATTTTTATATGACTGTTTTTTGATAGATTGTCCACGACATCAGAAGTTAGATTAG
- a CDS encoding tetratricopeptide repeat protein gives MNIKVKLSKNMKEYVEKIREKALSENRTEYENALEKYRKYLLKEIEKNSRDVSAVCQLAGVCYLIRKYDEIEILEMFLEKNFNILTDSEKFRIYTDLGYLCEYMGSMEEKAISYLEKAIKVNSENADTYYRLSVIYSLNKMNQKALESIKIACKISNEEKYNYGYALILIQNKKYEKAIKILNILLEKDSKNIKYHFYRVLCEIYLGNKNIENIKRLLEKIKEFEILEEKDYQKYIKWVTYKGFDIIGVEEIGDLFYLCDDYEKYCKYADNSNFYLEANSIAPYLYSLKAVRKFEKINKIVKKAEKEILQNIEEIKNDEEYQKNMTEEEILEIIKNEKKRLKNINLVSEKILNTDFKPKMEIFMYLKYECWLLDCPQHLVID, from the coding sequence ATAAGGGAAAAGGCTTTGAGCGAAAATAGAACAGAATATGAGAATGCACTTGAAAAATATAGAAAATATTTATTAAAAGAAATTGAAAAAAATTCAAGAGATGTATCTGCAGTTTGTCAATTGGCTGGAGTTTGCTATTTAATTAGAAAGTATGATGAAATAGAAATTTTAGAGATGTTTTTAGAAAAGAATTTTAATATTTTGACAGATAGTGAAAAATTTAGAATATATACTGATTTGGGGTATTTATGTGAATATATGGGAAGTATGGAAGAAAAAGCTATTAGTTATCTTGAAAAAGCGATAAAAGTTAATTCAGAAAATGCAGATACTTATTATAGACTTTCTGTTATTTACAGTCTGAATAAAATGAATCAAAAAGCTCTTGAAAGTATAAAAATTGCTTGTAAAATAAGTAATGAAGAAAAATACAACTATGGATATGCATTGATTTTGATTCAAAATAAAAAATATGAGAAGGCTATTAAAATTTTGAATATTTTACTGGAAAAAGATTCAAAAAATATTAAATATCATTTTTATAGAGTTCTCTGTGAAATTTATTTAGGGAATAAAAATATTGAGAACATAAAAAGACTTTTAGAAAAAATAAAAGAATTTGAAATTTTAGAAGAAAAGGATTATCAAAAGTATATAAAATGGGTAACTTATAAAGGATTTGATATTATTGGTGTCGAAGAAATAGGAGATTTATTTTATTTATGCGATGATTATGAAAAATATTGTAAATATGCAGATAATAGTAATTTTTATTTAGAAGCAAATTCCATAGCACCGTATCTTTATTCTTTAAAAGCAGTTAGAAAATTTGAAAAAATAAATAAAATAGTGAAAAAAGCTGAAAAAGAAATTTTACAAAATATTGAAGAAATAAAAAATGATGAGGAATATCAAAAAAATATGACGGAAGAAGAAATTTTAGAAATTATAAAAAATGAAAAAAAGAGATTGAAGAATATTAATTTAGTGTCGGAAAAAATATTGAATACGGATTTTAAGCCTAAAATGGAAATATTTATGTACTTAAAATATGAATGTTGGTTACTGGATTGTCCACAGCATTTGGTAATTGATTAG